In Cercospora beticola chromosome 3, complete sequence, the following proteins share a genomic window:
- a CDS encoding uncharacterized protein (BUSCO:EOG092610VI), with the protein MPKFVPRERKHRKLAKQKEAAKKNGVAQHEPVDQANAAEIVPVTQVEKDERRRRLKEELTAHEPESKISSKKRKRLDKYIETKLKNEENQELLKKLAAQKVDTSLLRSSKQLSRVNETRKEQLQRALKEKEAGISGNYDEILLERRPEVQQYQDDEADDQGDGEEAKAGVEQTRVETTAGGLEKVAIGAGLKRPLELDESGRPMIKRRKRQKKSAAIKPQLTFDLTPMQESEDGEDTSAEDEEVWNGFDSDASDSASQLSDVSLQDGASNESSDEDDDGDEDDESMTDGSEESEESDEEDGGQNMANDKPSRVSAFKAWADSQRNEAVGFVPSAVPENQEAIKANFRPRALSPDPVAANIAAASQPTENAYRPASAVVVERDTDIQEARLKLPVVQEEQKIMEAIHNNAVTIVCGATGSGKTTQLPQMLLENGYATKGMLGITQPRRVAATSVADRVRYELGKTHGKQVAHQVRFDSSVSRDTKIKFMTDGILLREISQDFSLSKYSAIVIDEAHERSVNTDILIGILSRIVPLRQDLSREDPDKYVPLKLIIMSATLRVTDFLMNDRLFRKVKPPIIEAEGRQYQVTEHFARKTQRDYVSEMVRKVARGHKKLPPGDILVFLTGQDDIQTVQKRLKEQLTLESAGFQLSKARNAESKIVNDYMEDDGKDGADDSDSEPEITGLDDEDDDAEFAVEEQQTSSAMPRGQLKAQILPLYAALPKAQQDQVFVKTPEGSRKIILATNVAETSLTIDGIKYVFDCGRSKDKQYHIETGVQQFVVDWISKASASQRMGRAGRTGPGHCYRLYSSAVYERYFEQHTLPEILRTPIEGTVLQLKNMKVDNVVNFPFPTPPQAEQLAQAERLLKNLGAIKANTGQVTEAGKELINYPVNPRFGKMLLLGRQYDVLSYVIALVAGLAVGDLFIPEPQLLRSEEDDELSDPDDRKVQKRMDAAAQSAAEKRRQAYGRAREALTYKGDTSDAMKVLTAVVAHAHAEADDEASSFCEKHFLREKGMSEVQALRRQLHNLMEPHLQTATDRAYRPNLNPPSDKEVSRIKQIAAAGYIDQVAVRYDLLPGAVSIGRKPQRAIEVTYRTLQPSNDEVDRQASMQEQERQKCVFVHSSSPLARLSTTEMPPYVIYSSLSRAAVRTVGGIQRTRLHPLTPVTQVQLASLAEGTPLLDIGKPIGKIEEVGVGKRQCWVSVALRDPAIAGSTGWPMKAWKVLQAKDGKEWVIEKVLDRGR; encoded by the coding sequence ATGCCCAAATTTGTGCCACGCGAACGCAAACACAGGAAACTCGCGAAACAGAAGGAGGCTGCTAAAAAGAATGGCGTCGCCCAGCACGAGCCGGTGGACCAAGCCAATGCGGCGGAAATCGTGCCCGTTACCCAGGTCGAGAAAGACGAACGACGAAGGAGATTGAAAGAGGAGTTGACGGCGCATGAACCTGAGTCTAAGATTTCTtccaagaagagaaagagattagACAAATACATTGAAACAAAGCTCAAGAATGAGGAAAACCAGGAGTTGCTGAAGAAGTTGGCAGCGCAGAAAGTGGATACCAGCCTGTTACGGAGCTCAAAGCAGCTAAGCCGTGTGAACGAGACCAGAAAGGAACAATTACAGCGAGCTCtgaaggagaaagaagctggGATATCTGGTAATTACGACGAGATTCTGCTGGAGCGACGGCCTGAAGTGCAGCAATACCAGGATGACGAGGCCGACGACCAAGGCGACGGTGAGGAGGCCAAAGCTGGTGTTGAGCAAACCCGAGTCGAGACGACCGCAGGAGGCTTGGAAAAGGTTGCGATCGGGGCAGGACTCAAGCGGCCACTGGAGCTGGACGAAAGTGGACGGCCAATGATCAAGAGACGGAAACGTCAGAAGAAATCGGCCGCCATCAAGCCGCAGCTCACCTTTGACCTCACACCTATGCAAGAAAGTGAGGACGGTGAAGATACGTCtgccgaggacgaagaggttTGGAACGGCTTCGACTCAGATGCTAGTGACTCTGCTTCGCAGCTTTCAGATGTGTCCCTGCAGGATGGCGCTTCGAACGAATCgagtgatgaggacgacgacggcgatgaagacgatgagagcATGACTGATGGATCAGAAGAGTCCGAAGAgtcagacgaagaagatggggGTCAGAACATGGCCAATGACAAACCATCGCGAGTATCAGCTTTCAAGGCCTGGGCGGATTCGCAACGAAATGAAGCTGTTGGCTTCGTACCATCCGCAGTCCCCGAGAATCAGGAGGCGATCAAAGCAAACTTCAGGCCAAGGGCACTGTCACCAGATCCGGTAGCAGCAAATATCGCTGCCGCCTCCCAGCCAACGGAAAATGCCTATCGGCCAGCAAGCGCAGTGGTCGTAGAACGTGACACCGACATCCAGGAAGCGCGTCTGAAGCTTCCCGTTGTTCAGGAGGAACAAAAGATCATGGAAGCCATCCACAATAATGCGGTCACAATTGTATGTGGCGCCACCGGTTCCGGAAAGACGACTCAGCTCCCGCAGATGTTACTGGAGAACGGATATGCTACAAAAGGCATGCTTGGCATCACCCAGCCTCGCAGAGTCGCTGCGACGTCTGTCGCGGATCGCGTCAGATATGAGCTCGGGAAGACCCATGGCAAGCAAGTAGCACATCAGGTCAGATTTGATAGCAGTGTTAGTCGTGACACGAAAATCAAATTCATGACCGATGGTATCTTGCTTCGCGAAATTTCGCAAGATTTCTCGCTCTCGAAATACAGCGCAATCGTAATCGACGAAGCACATGAGCGCAGTGTCAACACGGATATACTCATTGGCATTTTGTCGCGAATAGTGCCACTTAGACAGGACCTGAGCCGCGAGGACCCGGATAAATATGTGCCGCTCAAACTCATCATCATGAGCGCGACACTACGAGTGACCGACTTTCTCATGAACGATCGATTGTTTCGCAAAGTAAAGCCTCCAATAATAGAGGCCGAAGGACGTCAATATCAGGTCACAGAACATTTCGCACGCAAGACTCAACGCGACTATGTTTCCGAAATGGTTCGCAAAGTGGCAAGAGGCCACAAGAAGCTACCACCGGGCGACATCTTAGTGTTCCTCACTGGGCAAGACGACATTCAGACTGTTCAGAAGAGACTGAAAGAACAATTGACGCTAGAGAGTGCCGGTTTCCAGCTCTCTAAAGCCCGCAATGCTGAGTCCAAGATTGTCAATGACTACATGGAAGACGATGGCAAGGACGGCGCAGACGACTCCGACTCCGAGCCGGAGATTACAGGCttggatgatgaagacgacgatgccgaATTTGCAGTAGAAGAGCAACAGACGTCTTCCGCAATGCCCCGGGGACAATTGAAAGCTCAGATCCTGCCACTCTATGCAGCACTACCAAAAGCGCAACAGGACCAAGTGTTCGTCAAGACGCCCGAAGGTAGCAGAAAAATCATACTGGCTACTAACGTTGCAGAGACATCTCTCACAATAGACGGCATCAAATATGTCTTCGATTGCGGTCGCAGCAAGGACAAACAATACCACATCGAAACTGGCGTGCAGCAGTTTGTGGTCGACTGGATCTCAAAAGCGAGCGCTTCTCAGAGAATGGGTCGTGCTGGTCGTACTGGGCCCGGTCACTGCTACAGACTGTACAGTTCGGCGGTATATGAGCGCTATTTCGAGCAACACACCCTGCCCGAAATTCTTCGGACGCCTATAGAGGGCACAGTGCTGCAATTGAAGAATATGAAGGTGGACAACGTGGTCAACTTTCCTTTTCCCACGCCCCCTCAAGCCGAACAGCTTGCGCAGGCTGAGCGACTGCTCAAGAACCTCGGCGCGATCAAAGCGAATACGGGGCAGGTCACTGAAGCAGGAAAGGAGCTGATCAACTATCCTGTCAATCCAAGATTTGGCAAGATGCTGCTCCTGGGACGGCAGTACGACGTTCTTTCGTATGTTATTGCTTTGGTCGCAGGCTTAGCAGTAGGTGACCTCTTCATACCGGAGCCTCAACTTCTGCGAAgtgaggaggacgacgagttGAGCGATCCCGATGACAGAAAAGTGCAAAAGCGAATGGACGCTGCCGCGCAGTCCGCAGCAGAGAAACGTCGGCAGGCTTACGGTCGTGCTCGAGAAGCCCTTACGTACAAAGGCGACACCTCAGATGCGATGAAGGTGCTTACTGCCGTTGTCGCCCATGCACACGCGGAAGCTGATGATGAAGCCTCGTCGTTCTGCGAAAAGCACTTTCTACGAGAAAAGGGAATGAGCGAAGTACAGGCGCTCCGCCGGCAACTCCACAACTTGATGGAGCCTCATCTGCAGACCGCCACGGACCGCGCATACCGTCCGAATCTGAACCCGCCTTCCGACAAGGAGGTTAGCCGTATCAAGCAAATCGCGGCTGCTGGTTACATCGATCAGGTTGCAGTACGTTATGATCTTCTGCCCGGCGCGGTGTCCATTGGGAGAAAGCCGCAGCGGGCGATTGAGGTTACATATCGGACGCTACAACCAAGCAATGACGAAGTCGATCGACAAGCAAGTATGCAAGAACAGGAGCGACAAAAGTGCGTCTTCGTCCACTCGAGCAGTCCTCTTGCTCGCCTGTCCACGACAGAAATGCCGCCGTATGTGATCTATTCTTCTCTCAGTCGTGCAGCGGTGCGCACCGTTGGAGGTATTCAGCGAACACGCTTACATCCTCTTACGCCTGTAACTCAAGTCCAACTGGCAAGTCTTGCGGAAGGCACGCCTTTGCTCGACATTGGTAAACCGATTGGCAAAATTGAGGAAGTCGGTGTCGGGAAAAGGCAATGTTGGGTCTCGGTGGCTTTGCGAGATCCGGCAATTGCAGGCTCGACCGGATGGCCAATGAAAGCATGGAAAGTGCTGCAAGCGAAAGATGGCAAGGAATGGGTTATAGAAAAAGTCCTGGATAGGGGCAGGTAG
- a CDS encoding uncharacterized protein (BUSCO:EOG0926420U) yields the protein MDFASLMKSQIASSAPPKEDGSKKYLKRSEIEAQRQEEYAREQAQLEKERLERLEKKRKRDEEEAERTRAREEKRQRLAEESRKIREEEEEAEERARRKRLGLPELERKDTEITPLKEGEEDIAEEELQAKLRDMDEPRILFGETHVQRLRRYRKLTALALAPKLSSGPIPTTLELVPEAEMKVPESVPKDKEGYKFLLRQLASYFDMLLSEWQNALARRTKEVKESSTGKQAYNSYLAAKDNLKPLFKKLETDAIESAILPPILEIVDLAQKKRYVDANDAYLRLSIGKAAWPIGVTMVGIHERSAREKLHGENNQAHILSDETTRKMLQGIKRCLSFAQTRWPPSDIGQLMG from the coding sequence ATGGATTTTGCAAGTTTGATGAAGTCGCAAATCGCGTCTTCCGCGCCGCCAAAAGAGGATGGCAGCAAAAAGTATTTGAAGCGATCAGAGATCGAGGCGCAACGACAAGAGGAGTATGCGAGAGAGCAAGCACAGCTAGAAAAGGAGCGGCTGGAGCGGCTGGAAAAGAAACGCAAAcgggacgaggaggaggccgAGCGTACTCGCGcacgagaagagaagaggcaaCGATTGGCAGAAGAGAGTCGGAAGATacgtgaagaggaagaagaggccgaAGAGAGGGCGCGGAGGAAGCGTCTGGGTCTGCCAGAGCTTGAGAGGAAGGACACTGAGATAACGCCTCTGAAGGAGGGCGAAGAGGACATTGCGGAAGAAGAGCTGCAGGCAAAGCTGCGCGACATGGACGAGCCTCGAATACTCTTTGGCGAAACACATGTCCAGCGGCTGCGGCGGTATCGCAAGCTCACAGCACTGGCACTGGCACCCAAACTCAGCAGTGGACCGATACCGACGACTCTGGAATTGGTCCCGGAGGCAGAGATGAAGGTGCCAGAGAGCGTCCCCAAAGACAAAGAAGGCTACAAGTTTCTTCTACGCCAACTGGCATCTTACTTCGACATGCTGCTCTCCGAATGGCAGAATGCACTGGCCCGGAGAACGAAAGAGGTCAAAGAATCCTCTACCGGCAAGCAGGCCTATAATTCATATCTGGCTGCGAAGGACAACCTCAAGCCGTTGTTCAAAAAGTTGGAGACTGATGCCATCGAATCTGCGATCCTGCCGCCAATCCTGGAGATTGTCGATTTGGCGCAAAAGAAGCGCTATGTGGATGCCAACGATGCATACCTCAGGCTAAGTATCGGAAAAGCCGCGTGGCCAATTGGTGTCACCATGGTGGGTATCCACGAGCGAAGTGCCCGAGAAAAGTTGCATGGGGAGAACAACCAGGCGCACATATTGAGTGACGAGACCACAAGAAAAATGTTGCAAGGCATCAAACGGTGCCTGAGCTTTGCGCAGACCAGGTGGCCGCCTAGCGATATCGGTCAGCTAATGGGATGA
- the URM1 gene encoding Ubiquitin-related modifier 1 (BUSCO:EOG09265K1R) gives MAETIDLTVEFTGGLELLFSDQRQHKISLPAKDPQGHPATVAFLIKWLCENLMQDPRKDMFVLDDTVRPGVLVLINDSDWELEGEEKYELQRRDNIVFVSTLHGG, from the exons ATGGCCGAAACAATAGATCTTACTGTCGAGTTCAC CGGGGGCCTTGAACTGCTCTTCTCGGATCAACGCCAGCACAAGATCTCATTACCGGCCAAAGATCCTCAGGGTCACCCAGCTACAGTTGCATTCCTGATCAAATGGCTATGCGAAAATCTGATGCAAGATCCACGAAAAGACATGTTCGTACTCGACGATACGGT ACGACCTGGAGTTTTGGTACTCATCAATGACTCCGATTGGGAGCtagaaggagaggagaagtACGAATTGCAACGCCGAGACAACATAGTGTTTGTATCAACGCTGCACGGTGGATGA